The Sporosarcina luteola genome contains a region encoding:
- the comGA gene encoding competence type IV pilus ATPase ComGA — MENRDNLIEKKCFELLERAIANEATDIHLVPLQDRYDICFKKNSKLERSGTFPPQLAARMISFYKFLSSLDISDKRKPQSGSFHKKMHDENFSFRVSTIPSIQMKESVVIRIQRHDQIVPLDKLCIEPVWEMKLRRAAEERQGLVLLTGPTGSGKTTTIYSLTAHCVNQLERHVISLEDPVENNHSHLLQIQVNERSGMTYAAGLKAILRHSPDVIMIGEIRDSETAKTAVAAALTGHLVLTTVHSKDPEGCFYRMMDFGITPEELRQTVVCISAQRLIRKTDGDIGAVFEIIQGDLLESIAVGIISGEHVTVPKELTIDAIIKKYSMKKMISSG, encoded by the coding sequence ATGGAAAACCGTGATAATCTCATTGAGAAAAAATGTTTCGAACTATTAGAACGGGCGATTGCCAATGAGGCGACAGACATCCACCTCGTTCCGCTGCAAGATCGGTATGATATTTGTTTCAAAAAGAATTCAAAACTCGAACGGTCCGGCACATTTCCCCCACAGTTGGCCGCCCGTATGATCTCCTTTTATAAGTTTCTCTCCTCCTTAGATATCAGTGATAAACGAAAACCCCAAAGTGGTTCATTTCACAAAAAAATGCATGACGAGAACTTCTCGTTTCGTGTATCGACAATTCCCTCTATCCAAATGAAAGAAAGTGTTGTCATCCGTATTCAAAGGCATGATCAAATTGTCCCTCTCGATAAGCTCTGCATCGAGCCTGTCTGGGAAATGAAACTGCGGCGCGCCGCAGAAGAGAGACAAGGGCTAGTCTTGTTAACCGGTCCGACCGGAAGCGGGAAGACGACGACAATCTATTCCCTTACTGCCCATTGTGTCAATCAGCTTGAAAGACATGTGATTTCCCTCGAAGATCCGGTTGAAAACAACCATTCTCACCTTCTTCAAATACAGGTAAATGAAAGATCCGGTATGACCTATGCTGCTGGCTTGAAAGCAATACTTAGACATTCCCCGGACGTCATCATGATTGGGGAAATCAGGGATTCTGAAACCGCAAAAACAGCGGTGGCGGCTGCACTGACGGGGCATTTAGTACTGACGACGGTCCACTCGAAAGACCCGGAAGGCTGCTTCTATAGAATGATGGATTTCGGAATCACACCAGAAGAATTGAGGCAAACGGTTGTATGCATATCTGCCCAGCGTCTCATTAGAAAAACAGATGGAGACATCGGTGCAGTATTTGAAATTATCCAAGGCGATCTATTGGAATCCATCGCTGTAGGGATCATTTCAGGAGAGCATGTAACAGTGCCGAAAGAATTGACGATAGATGCCATCATAAAAAAATATAGCATGAAGAAAATGATATCCAGTGGTTAA
- the comGF gene encoding competence type IV pilus minor pilin ComGF, producing MHSILKLRNESGYSLLEALFQLLIMGIFLHFFVLFFYWKLPIERQLQDYYATEWELFAIDLQALLVDVDDFNVHMGNRAITFTNERGKIEVGQSNNVIRKSINNTGYIPLFTNISSVFFNHEGYELNVEVTMLDGWKRERRFAIGFRQE from the coding sequence ATGCATAGCATTCTGAAGCTCCGTAATGAATCAGGATACTCTCTTCTGGAAGCTTTGTTTCAGTTACTAATCATGGGCATATTCCTTCATTTTTTCGTTCTGTTCTTTTATTGGAAACTGCCGATTGAACGTCAATTACAAGATTATTATGCGACTGAGTGGGAGCTTTTTGCAATCGACCTGCAAGCATTGTTGGTTGATGTCGACGATTTCAATGTCCATATGGGTAACAGGGCCATTACATTCACAAATGAAAGAGGGAAAATAGAAGTGGGCCAAAGTAATAATGTCATTCGAAAATCGATAAATAATACTGGGTATATACCTCTCTTCACGAACATCTCAAGTGTCTTTTTTAATCATGAAGGGTATGAGCTCAATGTGGAAGTGACGATGCTTGACGGGTGGAAGCGGGAAAGGAGATTTGCAATTGGGTTTCGCCAAGAATGA
- the gcvT gene encoding glycine cleavage system aminomethyltransferase GcvT: MTGTLKRTALFDSYQQYGGKTIDFGGWELPVQFSSIKAEHEAVRTKAGLFDVSHMGEVFVSGPDSLSFLQGLVTNDVSKLKDGQAQYTAMCYENGGTVDDLLIYKRKENDYLLVVNASNIEKDVEWMKQHVTGDVVIDDRSNEFGLLALQGPKAQEVLQKLTFEPLDEIKFFRFKENVDVAGHNVLISRTGYTGEDGFEIYGSPESMVALWPAILEAGEEEGVVPAGLGARDTLRFEAGLPLYGQELSKDITPLETGLGFVVKLNKEADFIGKEVLTEQKENGVPRKLVGLEMIDKGIPRTGYKVFIGDEEIGEVTTGTQSPTLKKNIGFALLATEHTAQGTEVEVEIRGKRLKAKLIATPFYKR; encoded by the coding sequence TTGACAGGAACTTTGAAACGCACTGCACTATTTGATAGTTATCAACAGTACGGTGGAAAAACGATTGATTTCGGTGGTTGGGAACTGCCAGTTCAGTTTTCGAGCATTAAGGCCGAACATGAAGCTGTTAGAACTAAAGCTGGCCTATTTGACGTATCGCATATGGGCGAAGTTTTTGTTTCTGGCCCAGATTCACTTTCCTTCCTGCAAGGGTTGGTTACCAATGATGTCTCCAAATTGAAGGACGGTCAAGCGCAATACACTGCAATGTGTTATGAGAATGGCGGCACAGTAGATGATCTTCTCATCTACAAAAGGAAAGAGAATGATTATCTTCTAGTCGTGAACGCATCGAACATCGAAAAAGACGTTGAATGGATGAAGCAGCATGTGACGGGAGATGTGGTCATCGATGACCGTTCGAACGAATTCGGCCTACTAGCATTACAAGGTCCGAAAGCGCAGGAAGTTTTGCAGAAATTGACTTTCGAACCATTGGATGAAATCAAGTTCTTCCGTTTCAAAGAAAATGTCGATGTCGCAGGGCACAATGTTCTCATTTCCCGGACAGGGTATACCGGTGAAGATGGTTTCGAAATCTATGGATCGCCGGAATCGATGGTCGCTCTATGGCCGGCCATTTTGGAAGCGGGAGAAGAGGAAGGTGTGGTTCCTGCCGGTTTAGGAGCCCGCGATACTCTTCGATTCGAAGCAGGACTGCCACTTTACGGCCAGGAGTTATCGAAAGACATTACTCCGCTAGAAACAGGCCTTGGCTTTGTCGTGAAGTTGAATAAGGAAGCTGATTTCATAGGTAAAGAAGTGCTAACTGAACAAAAGGAAAATGGTGTTCCAAGGAAACTGGTCGGTCTTGAAATGATCGATAAAGGAATTCCGCGGACAGGCTATAAAGTCTTCATTGGCGACGAGGAAATCGGGGAAGTCACTACGGGAACCCAATCGCCTACACTGAAAAAGAATATCGGATTCGCACTTCTTGCAACGGAGCATACAGCTCAAGGAACTGAAGTTGAAGTTGAAATCCGTGGCAAACGTCTGAAAGCGAAATTGATTGCCACACCTTTCTATAAACGATAA
- a CDS encoding prepilin-type N-terminal cleavage/methylation domain-containing protein, whose amino-acid sequence MKTDENGFTFLEMLLVLSVVAVLTAVILPVGDRWITRHSEEDALYTFIATIHHAQAYAMANETYTAIKFRNSGTSYSLYAPSSVTYSTIDFPEGMHWVRGGNRISAIEFHPKGHIINPGTVILRTSAGDKRLTLQLQHGRVLVYDQ is encoded by the coding sequence ATGAAGACTGACGAAAACGGCTTCACATTCCTGGAAATGCTTTTAGTATTGAGCGTCGTCGCAGTTCTGACTGCTGTAATACTACCTGTCGGAGATCGATGGATAACGAGGCATAGCGAGGAAGACGCGCTGTACACATTCATAGCAACGATTCATCATGCCCAGGCATATGCGATGGCGAACGAAACGTATACAGCAATCAAGTTTCGGAATTCCGGTACATCCTATAGCTTGTATGCCCCTAGTTCAGTGACATATTCCACGATTGATTTTCCGGAAGGTATGCACTGGGTAAGGGGCGGCAATCGGATCAGTGCAATCGAATTTCATCCGAAAGGCCATATAATCAATCCGGGAACGGTCATTTTGCGTACATCGGCCGGTGACAAGCGTTTGACATTGCAACTACAGCACGGGAGGGTGCTCGTCTATGATCAATGA
- a CDS encoding rhodanese-like domain-containing protein, with protein sequence MFRVKKAVTNLTQEQFIEGYRKAQLIDVREPKEYEAGHILGARNIPYSQFRQRFKEIRPDKPVYLYDQNGGKSSRAAMYLKKRDYTQLYQLQGGFRTWTGKVKSK encoded by the coding sequence ATGTTCCGTGTCAAAAAGGCTGTTACAAACCTAACACAGGAGCAATTCATTGAAGGATACCGAAAAGCACAATTGATTGATGTACGTGAACCAAAAGAATATGAAGCGGGTCATATTTTAGGCGCTCGTAACATTCCATATTCACAATTCCGTCAGCGTTTTAAAGAAATCCGTCCGGACAAGCCGGTCTATCTTTATGATCAAAACGGCGGTAAAAGCTCACGAGCTGCGATGTATTTGAAGAAACGGGACTACACCCAGCTGTACCAGCTGCAAGGCGGATTCCGCACTTGGACTGGCAAAGTGAAAAGTAAATAA
- the comGB gene encoding competence type IV pilus assembly protein ComGB — protein sequence MVKNGRRLVKRPGHRIENRPAFLGRLSLLMQEGYTFHDGLVLLMPHHSKQYSELLIQVEKDLKDGLGVTEILRRLGFSSNILLPVIISEVDGRLADALKGIAERMKQSQERKRKLRSLLVYPIILFFFLAIFLVVFRSYFLPNLQTMAVARNEAGTGFVTLLPLLVSKIPDVMLGFGVFIIVLAWIGNLIYRRLLPFEKIRFLLAIPFVGPLHSKWKTRDFAGEIGGLLQSGLSIQDSLEVLVEQEVDPILGEIAKTIKGHVIYGENFDTAIQLTVGLRKELCAYVKHGSDTGHLGKELLLFSENLHDMIEEEMARWLALLQPILFAILAVCILAAYLALLLPVYSTFDNF from the coding sequence GTGGTTAAGAACGGAAGGCGACTTGTTAAACGACCAGGGCATCGTATTGAGAATCGACCAGCATTTTTAGGGAGGCTATCACTCCTCATGCAAGAGGGCTACACATTCCATGATGGGTTGGTTCTGCTTATGCCTCACCATTCCAAACAATACAGTGAACTGCTAATTCAGGTAGAAAAGGATTTAAAGGATGGACTTGGCGTAACAGAAATTCTTAGAAGACTTGGTTTTTCTTCAAACATCCTTTTACCTGTCATCATCTCGGAAGTGGATGGAAGATTGGCGGATGCCTTAAAAGGAATTGCAGAAAGAATGAAGCAGTCTCAAGAAAGAAAGAGGAAGCTGCGGAGTCTATTGGTTTATCCGATTATTCTCTTTTTCTTTCTGGCCATCTTTCTAGTAGTTTTCAGAAGCTATTTTCTTCCGAATCTGCAAACGATGGCTGTAGCAAGGAATGAAGCTGGAACCGGCTTTGTTACCCTGCTGCCACTCCTTGTATCGAAAATTCCCGATGTAATGCTCGGATTCGGTGTGTTTATTATCGTATTGGCTTGGATTGGAAATCTTATCTATCGCAGGCTGTTGCCGTTCGAAAAAATTCGTTTCCTTCTGGCCATTCCGTTTGTCGGTCCGCTACATTCGAAATGGAAGACAAGGGATTTTGCCGGTGAAATCGGTGGCCTTCTTCAGTCGGGACTATCTATACAAGATTCACTCGAAGTGTTGGTTGAGCAAGAAGTGGATCCCATCCTGGGCGAAATTGCAAAGACAATCAAAGGGCATGTGATCTATGGCGAGAATTTTGATACAGCAATCCAACTGACAGTTGGTCTTCGAAAGGAGTTATGCGCCTACGTGAAGCATGGTTCCGATACGGGCCACTTGGGAAAGGAACTTCTACTGTTCAGTGAAAATCTTCATGACATGATCGAAGAGGAGATGGCAAGATGGCTTGCACTGCTGCAGCCCATATTGTTCGCAATATTGGCCGTCTGCATCTTGGCTGCATATCTTGCATTGCTCCTGCCGGTTTACAGTACGTTTGACAACTTTTAA
- a CDS encoding lipoate--protein ligase family protein: MICIAGKGVDDLGKAVWHFINSGKCSPSYNMALDEALLEWHSRGEIGPVLRFYEWDPATLSIGYFQSVEREIDLEAVEKHGLGFVRRPTGGRGVLHEHELTYSVIVTEDYPGMPETVTEAYRVISDGLLEGFRNLGLHAEFSLPASKEQSNNLKKPKSAVCFDAPSWYELVVEGKKVAGSAQTRQKGVILQHGAILLGLDEDKLVSLFKFPSEESRKRMLESLPEKAVAIDRLTNREISVEECVGAFATGFEKALDIVLQPMELTAEQLLYVEEVEKRKYANKDWTFKK; the protein is encoded by the coding sequence ATGATATGCATTGCAGGTAAGGGGGTAGATGATTTGGGTAAGGCGGTTTGGCATTTTATCAATTCAGGAAAATGTTCGCCATCATACAATATGGCGCTGGACGAAGCGTTGTTGGAGTGGCATAGCAGAGGAGAAATCGGGCCTGTACTGCGTTTTTATGAGTGGGACCCGGCAACACTTTCAATCGGATACTTTCAAAGCGTCGAAAGGGAGATTGATTTGGAAGCGGTTGAGAAACACGGACTCGGATTCGTACGTCGCCCAACCGGCGGAAGAGGCGTCCTGCACGAGCATGAACTTACATATAGCGTAATCGTAACTGAAGATTATCCTGGAATGCCGGAGACCGTCACAGAGGCGTATCGTGTCATTTCTGACGGTCTTTTAGAAGGCTTCCGGAACCTTGGACTGCATGCCGAATTTTCATTGCCGGCTTCAAAGGAGCAAAGCAATAACCTTAAAAAGCCGAAAAGCGCTGTTTGTTTCGATGCTCCAAGCTGGTATGAGCTTGTCGTCGAAGGGAAGAAAGTCGCGGGAAGCGCCCAAACCCGGCAGAAAGGTGTAATATTACAGCATGGAGCGATCCTATTAGGTTTGGACGAGGACAAGCTTGTATCCTTATTCAAGTTCCCGTCTGAAGAAAGTCGGAAGCGGATGCTCGAAAGCCTGCCGGAAAAAGCGGTTGCCATCGATCGATTGACTAATCGCGAAATCTCCGTGGAGGAATGTGTTGGAGCTTTTGCAACAGGGTTTGAAAAAGCTTTAGATATCGTCCTTCAACCGATGGAACTTACTGCAGAGCAACTTCTTTATGTAGAAGAGGTTGAAAAAAGAAAATATGCGAATAAAGACTGGACGTTTAAAAAATGA
- the gcvPB gene encoding aminomethyl-transferring glycine dehydrogenase subunit GcvPB, with translation MHKDNQPLIFEITKAGRIGYSLPELDVPEIDLSSHLPEGLLREESPELPEVSELDIMRHYTALSNRNHGVDTGFYPLGSCTMKYNPKINEAVARFPGFANIHPLQDESTVQGAMEMMYDLQEHLEEITGMDEVTLQPAAGAHGEWTALMMIRAFHEANGESHRTKVLVPDSAHGTNPASATVAGFDTVTVKSNEFGLVDIDDLKSKVGQDTAALMLTNPNTLGLFEEDILEMAEIVHGVGGKLYYDGANLNAVMAKARPGDMGFDAVHLNLHKTFTGPHGGGGPGSGPVGVTKELAPFLPKPILVKEDNRYTFKYDVPQSIGRVKPFYGNFGIYLRAYTYIRSMGPDGLKAVTENAVLNANYMMRRLEPYFDLPYTQHCKHEFVLSGRRQKKLGVRTLDMAKRLLDFGFHPPTIYFPLNVEEAIMIEPTETESKETLDSFIDTMIQIAKEVEENPEIVQEAPHTTVINRLDETKAARQPVLRYTKEKEPVNA, from the coding sequence ATGCATAAAGACAACCAACCGCTCATTTTTGAAATTACAAAAGCAGGCCGAATCGGCTATAGTTTGCCTGAGCTAGATGTTCCTGAAATCGATCTTTCAAGCCATTTGCCGGAAGGTCTTCTCAGAGAGGAATCTCCTGAGCTTCCAGAAGTATCAGAACTTGATATTATGCGCCATTATACAGCACTATCCAATCGTAACCACGGTGTAGATACTGGCTTCTATCCACTTGGATCTTGTACGATGAAGTATAATCCGAAAATCAATGAGGCAGTGGCAAGATTCCCTGGTTTTGCGAATATCCACCCGTTGCAGGATGAATCGACTGTCCAAGGTGCAATGGAAATGATGTATGACCTACAAGAACATCTTGAAGAAATTACCGGAATGGATGAAGTGACACTTCAACCAGCTGCAGGTGCACATGGGGAATGGACTGCCCTCATGATGATCCGTGCGTTCCACGAAGCTAACGGGGAATCTCACCGTACAAAGGTGCTTGTACCGGACTCCGCGCATGGTACAAACCCTGCTTCCGCTACAGTGGCGGGCTTTGATACAGTTACAGTTAAGTCAAATGAATTCGGTCTTGTCGATATTGATGACTTGAAATCGAAGGTCGGCCAGGATACGGCTGCCCTCATGCTTACGAATCCGAATACATTAGGTCTCTTTGAAGAAGATATTCTTGAGATGGCTGAAATTGTACACGGCGTAGGAGGGAAATTGTACTATGACGGCGCGAACTTGAACGCTGTTATGGCAAAAGCACGTCCTGGAGATATGGGCTTCGATGCGGTCCACTTGAATTTGCATAAGACATTTACAGGTCCTCACGGCGGCGGCGGCCCAGGTTCAGGCCCTGTCGGAGTAACGAAAGAATTGGCTCCGTTCTTGCCGAAACCGATTCTTGTCAAAGAGGATAACCGTTATACATTCAAATATGACGTTCCTCAATCAATCGGGCGCGTCAAACCTTTCTATGGCAACTTCGGCATCTATTTGCGTGCGTACACATATATCCGTTCAATGGGTCCGGATGGCTTGAAAGCTGTTACGGAAAATGCGGTGTTGAATGCAAACTACATGATGCGCAGACTCGAGCCTTATTTCGACCTGCCTTACACGCAGCACTGTAAGCATGAGTTCGTATTATCTGGACGCCGTCAGAAGAAATTGGGCGTACGGACATTGGATATGGCGAAACGGTTGCTCGACTTCGGCTTCCATCCGCCTACAATCTATTTCCCGTTGAATGTTGAAGAGGCAATCATGATCGAGCCAACGGAAACGGAATCGAAGGAGACGCTTGATTCTTTCATCGATACTATGATCCAAATTGCGAAAGAAGTCGAGGAGAATCCGGAAATCGTGCAGGAAGCCCCTCATACGACTGTTATCAACCGTCTTGACGAGACGAAAGCCGCCCGTCAACCTGTGTTGAGATATACAAAAGAAAAAGAGCCTGTGAATGCTTGA
- a CDS encoding LAGLIDADG family homing endonuclease — MDNLDAMEGVNYNKRQRRYGAQDKDELIKMITKLHEDGYSQVEIANKLDLSRGTILRWNKELHFFQPRTSGEAGKLKNKIYQYDEDYFQEIKTANQAYIVGFILGDGTVVDRGKSKRIVLCLAAEDYQLLKDIAKELNMDGAIKFRKRRIQNEQHKYTLVINSTKMANDLIRLGITPNKTGKEPFINFVNNELQWAFLRGFFDADGHIRVYYRNGYLKARMGFTGNPVILKCILNFLKSQGLAKNVNSITEKQGCSDVYFSSTKDLRIIYNHLYQHGDIKLNRKFERFSSLMR, encoded by the coding sequence GTGGATAATTTGGATGCAATGGAAGGAGTAAACTATAACAAGCGGCAACGCCGTTATGGGGCGCAGGACAAAGATGAACTTATAAAAATGATTACGAAACTCCATGAAGATGGTTACAGCCAGGTGGAAATCGCAAATAAACTTGATTTGTCTAGAGGGACAATTCTTCGTTGGAATAAAGAGTTACATTTTTTTCAACCGAGAACCTCTGGAGAAGCTGGGAAATTGAAAAATAAAATATATCAATATGATGAAGATTATTTTCAAGAAATAAAAACAGCAAATCAAGCTTATATAGTAGGATTTATTCTAGGAGACGGAACAGTAGTCGATAGAGGTAAATCAAAACGAATAGTACTTTGCCTAGCTGCTGAAGATTACCAACTGCTAAAAGATATAGCAAAGGAACTTAATATGGATGGTGCTATTAAGTTTCGAAAAAGACGTATCCAAAACGAACAACATAAGTACACCTTGGTTATTAATTCTACTAAAATGGCTAATGACCTGATTAGATTAGGTATTACTCCTAATAAGACCGGAAAAGAACCTTTTATAAACTTTGTTAACAATGAGCTTCAATGGGCATTTTTAAGAGGTTTCTTTGACGCTGACGGTCATATTAGAGTGTATTATCGTAATGGATATTTAAAAGCGAGAATGGGATTTACAGGAAATCCTGTAATTCTTAAATGCATTCTAAATTTCTTGAAATCCCAAGGTCTAGCCAAAAATGTGAATTCAATAACTGAGAAACAAGGTTGTTCCGATGTGTATTTCAGCAGTACTAAAGACTTGCGAATTATCTACAACCATCTATATCAACATGGGGATATTAAGTTGAATCGTAAATTTGAAAGGTTTTCATCTTTGATGAGATAG
- the comGC gene encoding competence type IV pilus major pilin ComGC, whose amino-acid sequence MKLVKEEEGFTLIEMMIVLLIISVLVLIAIPNVTKHSKSIDEKGCEAYVKMVEGQVAAYKMEKHTNPSIEDLERGGYLPNGAKCPDGSEVSIDSGIVTTPILNPPKDSDED is encoded by the coding sequence TTGAAACTAGTCAAGGAAGAAGAAGGGTTCACATTAATAGAGATGATGATCGTATTGCTTATCATTTCCGTTCTGGTACTGATCGCCATACCGAACGTGACAAAACATTCGAAATCGATTGATGAAAAGGGATGCGAGGCATATGTGAAAATGGTGGAGGGACAGGTTGCGGCATATAAAATGGAGAAGCATACTAATCCGAGCATTGAAGACTTGGAGAGAGGTGGTTATTTGCCAAATGGTGCGAAGTGTCCGGATGGATCTGAAGTTTCGATTGATAGCGGTATAGTTACGACCCCGATTCTAAATCCTCCGAAGGATAGCGATGAAGACTGA
- the gcvPA gene encoding aminomethyl-transferring glycine dehydrogenase subunit GcvPA, protein MKHRYIPMTETDREEMLSAIGIATVDELFEDIPEKVRFKGELNIKPAKAESALTKELAQLAAKNADARTYASFLGAGVYDHYKPIIVDHVISRSEFYTAYTPYQPEISQGELQAIFEFQTMICELTGMDIANSSMYDGGTSLAEAGTMAAGHTRRTKILVSETVHPEARDVVASYAAGQFIDVVTIPHKDGVTDMALLEELLDDNTAAVLVQYPNFFGQVEDIQKIGDITHDKGGLLVVSANPLALGVLTPPGKLGADITVGDAQPFGISEQFGGPHCGYFATTKKLMRKMPGRLVGETTDSEGRRGYVLTLQAREQHIRRDKATSNICSNQALNALAASVAMTALGKAGTKEIAYQNIAKTAYAKSSFEKAGFEVKYGGVHFNEIVVVINKPVKEVNSKLLEKGIIGGYDLGLTYPELSNHVLIAVTEQRTKEEIDALVQEMEALHA, encoded by the coding sequence ATGAAGCATCGTTATATTCCTATGACGGAGACGGATCGTGAAGAAATGCTATCAGCAATCGGGATTGCGACAGTTGATGAGCTTTTTGAAGATATTCCGGAGAAAGTCCGTTTTAAAGGTGAATTGAATATTAAACCAGCGAAAGCGGAGTCCGCATTGACGAAGGAGCTTGCACAACTTGCAGCCAAAAACGCGGATGCGCGCACCTATGCATCATTCTTAGGAGCAGGTGTGTATGATCATTATAAACCGATCATCGTCGATCATGTCATATCGCGTTCCGAATTCTATACAGCCTATACACCATACCAACCAGAGATTTCTCAAGGAGAATTGCAAGCCATCTTTGAATTCCAAACGATGATCTGTGAATTGACGGGCATGGACATTGCCAACTCATCGATGTATGACGGCGGCACTTCATTGGCTGAAGCTGGGACGATGGCGGCAGGACATACACGCCGCACTAAAATCCTCGTTTCCGAAACAGTTCATCCTGAAGCGCGGGACGTAGTGGCGTCTTACGCGGCGGGCCAATTTATCGATGTGGTAACGATTCCTCATAAAGATGGGGTGACGGATATGGCATTGCTTGAGGAGTTGCTCGATGATAATACAGCAGCAGTTCTCGTACAATATCCGAACTTCTTCGGTCAGGTGGAAGACATCCAAAAAATTGGAGACATTACTCATGACAAAGGCGGATTGTTAGTCGTATCGGCGAATCCGCTAGCACTAGGTGTATTGACGCCTCCAGGAAAATTAGGCGCGGATATTACAGTCGGTGATGCACAGCCGTTCGGAATTTCCGAACAGTTCGGCGGCCCGCATTGCGGATACTTTGCAACTACTAAAAAGTTGATGAGGAAAATGCCAGGAAGATTGGTAGGGGAAACTACTGACAGCGAAGGCAGACGCGGATACGTATTGACGCTTCAAGCACGTGAACAACATATCCGACGTGACAAGGCCACATCCAATATTTGTTCGAACCAAGCACTGAATGCTCTTGCAGCTTCGGTTGCAATGACCGCCTTAGGAAAAGCTGGTACAAAGGAAATTGCATACCAAAATATCGCAAAAACCGCATATGCGAAAAGTTCTTTTGAGAAAGCTGGTTTCGAAGTGAAGTACGGCGGGGTTCATTTCAATGAAATTGTCGTGGTAATAAATAAGCCGGTTAAAGAAGTGAACTCGAAGCTTCTTGAAAAAGGGATCATCGGCGGATATGATCTTGGATTAACGTATCCAGAGCTTTCCAACCATGTTTTAATTGCCGTTACGGAACAACGTACGAAAGAAGAAATTGATGCACTTGTGCAGGAAATGGAGGCCCTTCATGCATAA
- a CDS encoding type II secretion system protein, with protein sequence MINERGYSWPESILSLVIITVIFGTLLPFYSTISTRLEVKRLDMHAAESAYHSAILYRSYGIVTGTNRIEKTLYNWSVEGEGICVTYHYIEREFMKCIAF encoded by the coding sequence ATGATCAATGAAAGAGGCTATTCATGGCCGGAATCAATTTTATCCCTTGTCATTATTACAGTGATTTTTGGAACGCTGTTGCCATTCTATTCTACTATTTCGACGCGTCTTGAAGTGAAGAGACTCGACATGCATGCAGCGGAATCCGCCTACCATAGCGCCATTCTCTATCGTTCATACGGAATAGTGACAGGGACAAACCGGATAGAGAAGACATTGTACAATTGGTCTGTTGAAGGTGAGGGCATCTGTGTAACCTATCATTACATAGAACGGGAATTCATGAAATGCATAGCATTCTGA
- a CDS encoding shikimate kinase, which translates to MKRVYLVGFMGSGKSAIGKRLGTLLNLPFYDMDTEIAKRTGMTIPQIFETYGEESFREMETEFLRTFHDSYCIIATGGGVAMREENRKIMRRTGLVFFLNSTFRDIWRRISTDSNRPIVQRSSRHELERLFHKRKPLYLQSAHFKVETTNRTLNEITQYIASQIVRLTIQ; encoded by the coding sequence ATGAAGAGAGTATACTTGGTCGGTTTCATGGGAAGCGGAAAAAGCGCCATCGGCAAGCGGCTGGGGACATTGTTGAATTTGCCTTTTTACGATATGGATACGGAAATTGCCAAACGGACAGGAATGACAATCCCTCAAATCTTCGAAACATACGGAGAGGAGTCGTTCAGGGAAATGGAAACCGAATTCCTACGTACTTTCCATGACAGCTATTGCATCATTGCGACCGGCGGCGGTGTTGCAATGCGAGAGGAAAACAGGAAAATTATGAGAAGGACAGGACTTGTATTTTTTTTGAATTCAACATTCCGTGATATTTGGCGAAGGATTTCCACCGATAGCAACAGACCGATCGTTCAGCGATCTTCCAGACATGAATTGGAGAGGCTCTTTCACAAGAGAAAGCCGCTTTATTTGCAAAGCGCTCATTTTAAAGTCGAAACGACAAATAGGACATTGAATGAGATTACTCAGTATATTGCGTCTCAGATTGTTAGATTGACTATCCAATGA